The genomic DNA agccaggaaggaaagaagaaaggaagggaggatgaaAGGCCAGCTGCCACTGCGTGGAGACTGAAATTGGAGAGGGCAATAGTAATGAGTCGAGTTCAATTACAAGGTTAGTGTCAGGCGTTCCGGCCAGAAACAATGGAAGCCTGGCGGAGAAGGATTctgaatagagatttttttttttttttaaagagtatgaaTGAAGGGAGGAGTCAAGAATGCCGCCTCGTTTCTGGCTTATATGATTGGGTGGCTTTAGGTGTCACTCAAGAGGATAGGCCGCACTGGAGGTGGGGCATAACTGAAAGGAACGCCCCTCCATGCTCCGCCCATTGGCGGTAGGATGGCGTCGATTGGCTCTTTCGAGGAGCGCGCCAAAAACTGacgggggcaggtgggaggtgtGTCCCTACGTCATTACCGGGAAGCTTCCGGGACGCCCTTTCCCGGCCTCCCCAGAGCCGGAACTTCCGGCCGCCGCCGCCATTTTGACTTCCCGACCTTGGGCTACTGTTGGCCACTGTCTGCAGTCATTCCTTGCGGTCATGTCTGTACTGACCCCGCTGCTGCTGAGGGGCCTGACAGGCCTAACCCGGCGGCTCCCGGTGCAGCGTGCTCAGATCCATTCCAAGCCTCCGCAGGAGCAGCTCGGGACCATGGTGAGGAGGGGGCCGGGAAAGGCACGGGAGGTGCCGCGAGCCAGACTGGGGGTCCCGCGGCGAGTTCGGGGATGGCCGGTCTGGTGTGCTGCCCCTCGGCGGCCCTGAGAGTGCCCTGCACCTCGCGGCCCGCAGCCTAGCAGGGAGCAGCAGTGGTTTGGGGGTGTCTGGAGGGCGCGAATGAGAGGGACAGTACCCGGGCGACAGTTGGGGCTCATTCAACGCCAAATCTCGCTCGATTCAGCATATTTCTGTCGCTTACGTGCGGTGCAGCCTCGAGCCCTTagtcctctctgagcctgtttacTCATCGGCTCATGGGGGTTGCGTAACGACTGTCAGCGGCGATAATGGTTGTTACCACTGTTAATGATTAGGGAAGGTGGGTCTTTGTCATTTCCAGAAATGTGGGAGTTTAACCCTTAACGACTCTCACCTGTGTGGCGCTTTAATGCATTTGCCTCAGCGGCAGAACTCGGCCTCGAATGCGAGTCTTCAGAATCCAGGCTATTGGGCCCCAGTTAGGAGCAGAGCCTGAAGGGCAGCTGCGATTAAggaaataatagtgataatagtTGCAGCTGGCATCTGCCGAGTGCCCACCGCCTGCCAGACACCGCCCAGACTGCTGAGCTGGTCCCGGTGACCCTGAGAAGAAATGACCATCATCTCGGTTTCGTGGTGGAGGGAACTGAAATTTAGGAGCACCGTATCCACTTGTCAAAAGTCAAACCTTCAGTGGCAAAGAAGGAATTTGAACTCAAGTCTGACTCCCAAGTTGTGCTGTGATCTTTACTGCAGTAGGGAATGTGGAGGTGGCTGTGCAAAAAGTCTTTTATCCCTGGCCTTTGAGGTTGAATAGCAGTcctggaaaggagaagggaagagagatgtttttaagattttaagtaagctctacacccagagTGGGGCCCCAACTCGCAGTCCTGAGATCAAGGGCCGCgtgatctactgactgagccagcctggcaccctgAGAAGAGGGGTTTTTAAAGGCAAAGAAGGAGAGGTGCATTTTTAGGGTTAGCAGCCTATGCATGGTTCCTGGATCCCAATAGATCAAACAGGTTTAACTCTTTGTTCCTGTCCGTTTGCTTTATCATCTCGTGGTGGATTTCTCTATGGATCCTAACACAGGCTGGCCCCACTCCCATATCTGACCCTTCACCTCAAGGCCTAGAGCGGGCCTTGGATCTGCTATGCCCCTCCTCTGAAGCCTGAATCCCGACTCCTTGAAAGGGGCTTTCTGCTGCCTGGTAAGCCTAGGGGAATTCTTACTCTGCGGGTTCCTTCTTTCTTGTGGTCTGTAGGAAGTCGCCATCGGGCTCACCTCCTGCTTCCTGTGTTTCCTCCTGCCGTCGGGCTGGGTCCTGTCACATCTGGAGAGCTACAAGAAGCGGGAGTGAAGGGGGCTGGCCTGTCCCTCACCCTGTGACCTGACCACCCCTGGCCTCTCCCGATTAGGTCTGCTGCATTCCTGGCCAGCCTTCCCTGGATCATGTCCTTCAATTACAGCGACCTCTTCTGCAATCATGACCTCTCGATTTCTCCGCGGTGACACCCTGGGACCACATATGTTAGCGTATAAGGCCCTGCTCGGTAGGGCCCTCCTTGTAACAATAAAGTGTATTTAAACCTTGCTTCAGAAACGCATCGTGTCTTCGGCCCGGGCTCCTGCCTCTGTACTTGAGCGGAGGATGGTGTTGGGCGGGGGTGTGGCGAAGACGGCCTGGCCAGCCGCATGTCCCTGCTGGCTGACTGTCCTGTGGTGGGTTATGCGTGCCCTGCTGTTCTTGCCgcctggaggtgg from Panthera tigris isolate Pti1 chromosome D1, P.tigris_Pti1_mat1.1, whole genome shotgun sequence includes the following:
- the LOC102960097 gene encoding cytochrome c oxidase subunit 8A, mitochondrial codes for the protein MSVLTPLLLRGLTGLTRRLPVQRAQIHSKPPQEQLGTMEVAIGLTSCFLCFLLPSGWVLSHLESYKKRE